DNA sequence from the Acaryochloris sp. CCMEE 5410 genome:
AGATTTCGCCTTGTAAACTACACTCACCTAAGATTTATTTTTTAAGGAGACAAAATTAGGGTTTGTTAGGTTAGACTCTGACTCACCTTTCCCCACTCAGGTCCTCACCATGTCTGATTGCATTCTTTGCTCAGGCGACCTTTTGCTGCACATTCATAAAAACCAATTGTATTGGTATTGTGATCGCTGCCGTGAACAGCTCCCCTTTGATCTACCCCCTCGCTATCACCATTACACCGTAAAGCATCAGAACTCTAAACGTTATCGATGTTCTCCTAAAAAGTTGCAGCGTATAAAGGCCAATCTTATTGGTAAAAGTTCACCAGCATTGAAACAGTAGCACTGAGAGCTGCGAAGCTGACCAGAAGGGGCTGGTGCTGGATCAAAGTTTGGCCTGAGATGATGCGAAAGTGGGCATCCCCGAAACGAGCAAGACGATAGCGCACCTCAGATCGGCAAGGTCGCTCTCGCAAAGCCGTGCCTTTGCTCCGCTCCCTGCCTTTATTTGGGGATGCTGCATTATCGGAGTTTTGCGGGATGGCTGCGAGTTCTGGGGATGGTATCAGGGGTTTTTTGCACATCCCCTCGGAAAGGTATATTCCAACTTCAAATCCTTTCATCTCGTTTCAGAATATATTTTTATCGTCTTGATAAAAACTCCGACACAGTACTCTCAAGGGCTTATATAACAGGCGTTTCAATGTCTCATAATTTCTTAGACCAATTGAGAAGCTAATAATGAGACATGAATTGAGACATACCCAATGTACTGTCTCGAAATCTATACTTTTTGAGATGATCTTTCAGCGCTCACACTAATTTTCCAAAAATGGCTAAAACTCTTACGATAAAAGACTCATAGCCATAGTTTACTAGGTTATACCTACACTTCAAAAGCCTGGAATATACCTTTCCGAGGGGATGTGCAAAAAACCCCAAGGAGGGGAGTAGACGGCACTTGACGCATAATTCCTTTGAGAATGTTGTTATATGACACTTGGCACATAATATCTTCAAATAGAAAAGTTATACGTCAGACTGTCGTATAACAAAAGTTAGCCTCACTCCATTCGAGAGATTCTTTCTGAAAGTGTAGCTGCGATGAATATCGCTTCATGAAGCAACCCAAGATTGGTGGGCTAACACCTGAACAACTGGAACTGATTACACTTCACCAGCATGAGTGGAAGAATTTTGTGCTTTCAACCGAGAGGATTGAACGGCGAAAAGCAACTGAAGCTATGCAATCTGCGTATAGTTTGATTGGGGAAGAGAAACCTGAATTTGTTTTTTGTGACAGTCCTGATATGGCTTTTAGGATTGTTGATACTAGCCAACCTTATCTGGGAAGGAGGATAGAAAAAAAAATTAGGAAGCCTTTGCGAGGGCAGGTAGAGAGCCAACTAAGCTGGGATTTGATTCAAGATTTGTCTTCACGCTTGCTACCTGAACGTATTGTTCTGGAGGGACAGTTAAAACGTCTTGTCGACGAGAAATTACAGTTTAGAAAGTTTATTCCAGCAACCCATTGGTTAGACATAGCGATTTTATTAGATGTCGGTGCATCGGTTTTAGATTGCAGCTTTGATCAACATAAAGGAGATGTTATTCAAGCAATACTGAAGCATTGTGGTTGGGTTTTACCTTATGAAAACATCTGCATGATCTGCGACCGACCTACAAAAATTCTTTCTGACTTGTTTGATGATGGAGAGTATTTACATGCTGAAGGCGAGCCAGCTATTCAATTTGCAGATGGGTTTTCTATATGGGTTCACCACGGAGAAGCAATAGACTAACTCACTACTGTGCAGGACATTCTACAAAGACTTCTATAGCTTTCTTTTTTCTCTCTGCTCACACCAGGGACTCGGACCGTTAGATGCTCTCAACAACAAAGTTCAGTTGTGGTAGGAAGTGCGAACAACATTGGATAATTGTCGTGGCCGGTCAAGTAGTTGACATTACACAAATGAGCGAGTCTTTGGCATAATCTTTGCAGATATTGAATTCGGATTATTGTCCGAATTGGGCAAAAATGACGCTGAAAGCCTTGCTATGACTGAATCATTGGAATTCCAGTCTTTAAAGAAGCCGAAACTCTGGGTCTGCACAAAAAAAGGGGCTAGGCCCCATGCGTTCAGACTGCTTCCAACTGATATTCTTTCCAGTACGCTATCGTCCCGTTTACAGTTTGCAATCTATACCAATTCTCAAACGACTTATTCATACCACTGTCAACTTGAGCGTAATACCCCTCAATTACTCTGTAGCATCGACCAGGGCAACCCTTGAGGGTCACCACATCTTTAGGCGCGAATGCAAAATCCTTCTTGTCGTCAGACGTTTCTGGGAAATGCTTCAGCCAAATCTCTTTAGGGATTCCAGTTCCAGCAGAACCCAAGGACTTACTTTGGAAAGTACTCATGATCTTCAGCCTCAATGCACAACGGCATTGACAGACTGCTGTCCCTGCTAGCTATGAGGTTTCCGCCTTGTCAATAGTGGCGGTTGGCAATGAGGTTTAAGTTACTCAAACGAAGTCCGCCACTTGCGAAGCTATTGACAAAGATCAGCAGTAGAATTGAGCCGCTGTGCTGAGGCCCCAGCAGATATGCATTGTGGACGTTTGCTGCCCCAGAACTAATGGGCTAGTTCATAAGGCGACTTAAAAATGTCAAATTCATGGTTGATAGACTTTTGCGGAATTTTCCGCAAAAGTCTACAGGGGTAGGCTGAATTACCATTTTTGTGGTCTTTAACTTCTATGCCCCTGATCTGACTCGCTCCAATCTTTTCCCCGGTCGGCATGGCCGCTCTCATTTGCAAGTGAGATCAGCAGACCGAATCTTGAGGCAGGCTTTTGCTCGGGTGGGATTGGAAGGGTTTAGCACCAACAGCTTCAGATAAACAATGCTGGAGTGCCGACGAAGCATATTCAGTGGATTTCGAGGCATCGGACGCTGGCGGCATTGTCGGGTTACCTTGAGGTTACCGATGAGCAGATGGAGGGGGCAATTGCAAAGTTGTTTTTTAGACTTGCTGGTCAGATTCAGTTATCCTTTGGAGTTGGTTACTTTTAAAATTTCGAGAGAAAACTGCGTAGTGTGTCAGTCTAATTGTATGACTGTTATTCCATAAGATTTATCTATCTTCTCCCAGGTGCCTATGAATAAATCAGAATTAGGATACTGGTTTTCTAAGTCAAATGTATACTGTGTTCCTAGCCCTAAATGATCGTTCTCTCTATCATTTATATATTCAGTAGTTTTAAACGACATTTCCGTATCGGAGATGCTACCTTTTACCCTTTTTTCTATATTCCTGAAAGAGATTATACCTTCTAGATTTCTAAAATTCTTTTTGTCTATCGTAAATGTAATTACAAAAGGGTATCGTGTAAACTTCCCTTGAACATATCCGTCATGTTTTTGAGTAAGTAGTTTATCAACAGCTTTTTTTCTAAAATCCTTAAGCTTATTCTCAACTATCTGATAATACTTTTTCTCTTCCTCAGATCCTTTAACTATTGCATTGGGGCTATATTTGCTACGAGGGTCACCTAATTTCTTAAATGGGTCTACTTCAATCTTGAATTCTGTATCCCAGGTGTCGGCATATCGCTTAGAAACCGATAAGCCATACATATCAATTTTCTTTCCTTCATCAGTTTTCTTCTTATACTGCGGACGACTTGCGGCTTAACATTGTAGTGGAGAGATTTGGCAGACTGGGAGTATCCCTCAACCGACTCCCCTATTTGCATGATTAAAATTGATTTCACCGCAGAGGAAATCCAACACCTCAATTACGAACGCTATCATCACCCTCACCCACGGGTACAGCGACGGATGGAAGTCCTCTACTTAAAGAGTCAAGGTCTTGCCCATGCCCAGATCTGCCAGCTTTGTCAGATTAGCCGTCCGACCTTAGCCAAAACCCTTCGTTTGTATCAACAAGGAGGAATTGAAGGACTGAAGACCCTGGAATATAAAGGTCAACCCAGTTCACTCAACGCTCATAGCGATAGTGTGAGAGCCTATTTTGAGCAACACCCGCCCCGCACCAGTGCAGAAGCCCAAGCAGTCATTGAACAATTGACAGGTATTAAGCGTTCTCCAACCCAGATCAAAGCCTTCCTCAAGCGCATCGGTTGTCGCTATCGAAAAGTGGGGTATGTGCCGGGAAAGTCGAGTCTGCCCGAGAAAATTGAGGAACAAGAGCAGTTTCGACAAACTCGCCTTGAACCCTTATTAGAGGAAGCTCAACGCCAAGAGCGTCTTGTCTTTTTGTGGATGCTGCTCATTTTGTTCACCGGGCTTATCTGGGGTTTCTCTGGTGCCTTCGTCGGATCTTCATCCCTTCTCCTTCTGGCCGTCAACGATTCAATGTTCTCGGTGCACTCAACGCTGTCACCAAAGACGTCATCAGTATCACCAACCACACCTACATCAACTCTCATAGCATGTGTCTGTTGCTAGCCAAGCTCGCACTACTCGACCCAGTCATACCCATCAGCGTCATTTTAGACAATGCCCGATATCAAAAATGCCAGCTGGTGACTGACTTTGCTGAGATCGTCGATATTGAGTTAGTCTATTTGCCCTCCTATTCACCCCATTTGAATTTAATTGAGCGGCTCTGGCGCTTTGTGCGCAAAGAATGTCTCTACTCAAAGTATTATGCTGATTTCCCCGCCTTTAAGGGAGCCATTCAACAGTGCCTCGACCAGTGCAATGGTGAGCATAAGGCGAAACTCACAAGCCTGCTATCACTCAAGTTTCAGTCCTTTAAGAAAGTTAATATCTTAGCCGTCTAGAGTATAATGAATTTAATTTTTTCTGATTGTAAATAATCTGTAAATTTGTCAGGACTTGCATCAGCATATAGATCTTCGCTTATCCTAAGATTCGCCTTGAATCTTTTTTGGAATTTAGGCTCTGTTTCAGTCCCTAGATTCTCACTCTTCTCAATCTGAAAAGACTCAATTTCAGAATAGCTCGGCAACTGAGCTTGCAGACTTTCTTGTACCTGAGCTTGAGAAGGACCATTATTTTGACTGCAACCCGAAATCAAGAAGATGGGAAGACAAGTTGCAGCTACAGAGAATGGACAATTTCTCATGCCAAAATTATTTCCATGTATAAATACAGGAAGATAGTAGACCTTCCATAAATAGCGATTTTACTTGCAATGGTGATGCTGATTTACAGAATTAATGGCAGTTTAATGTCAAGGCATTAGCTATGTTTGCCTGCATCGCTCAATCTGCCTATCCTTCAGGGTAAGCGCAAGAAAAATGAAGCTGTAATATGCTATGGAACTCCATTCTGTTAAAAGGGTTTCCCCATGGCTACAGGATTCAGCAAAACCCCTTCCTCACCAGCTTCCAATGATTCATCCTCGTCACTCCTGCCTGCTACGGATTGCGATCAGGCTTATCAACAACTATCTGAGTGTTTTGAGGAGTTGACTGATCCACGGGGAGGCCAAGGTGTCCAGCATCCGTTTGTCAGCATCGTCGTGATTGGACTATTGGCAAGTTTAGGTGGCGCACAGGGATGGGAAGACATTGAAACCTATGGTCTGAGCCATCAGGATTGGTTGTCGAGTTTTCTGAGCCTACCGTCCGGGATACCGACAGCAGACACCTATCGACGAGTGTTTGAACGCATTTGCCCCACCGCCTTTGAGCAGAGTTTCAATCACTGGTTGGATCAGGTAGTCACAACCCTCGGCGCTCAAGTGATCCCGATTGATGGCAAACAACTCAGGGGCTCCTATGACCGCAATCAAGACCAATCCGCCTTGCATCTGGTCAGTGCTTGGGCCAGTGAGTTTCGGTTATTTCTGGGACAAGTCAAAGTCGAGGACAAGAGTAATGAAATTACGGCGATCCCAGCCCTCTTAGAGCTGTTAGACATTGCTGGATGCATTATTACCATTGATGCGATGGGAACTCAGCACGAGATTGCCTGTCGCATTCAGGCCAAAGGCGCAGACTATGTGCTGGCCCTCAAAGAGAATCATCCCACGCTGTTTGAGCAGGTTGAGCAATGGTTTGAAACAGCTGAAGCGAATGAGTTTAAGGACATTGAGTACAGCTATGATGTGCGGGTGGAAGCCGGACACCATCGTCGCGAGAAACGACAAGTTTGGGCGGTGTCCCTTCAACAAATGGGTCCTCTGTACAAGCAGGCGCAGTGGAAGGGCTTGCAAAGCATCGTCAAGGTCGCTCGGACACGCCACTTGTGGAATAAAACCACCTATGAGGTGATGTTTTATATCAGCTCTCTACCGCCCATTGCTCAGCAGTTGGGCAAAGCCATCCGCCAGCATTGGTCGATTGAGAACCAACTCCACTGGGTCTTAGATGTGACCTTTGGCGAAGATGCCAGCCGCATTCGCACAGGACATGCGCCGGAAAACATGGCTATCCTGAGACGCTGGAGCATCAACCTCCTGAATCAAGAAACGTCCTTTAAGAAAAGTACCCGTCAAAAACTAAAACGGGCGAGCATGGATGAAGCGTATATGCTCAAAGTTCTAGGCGCTTCTATGCCTTTACAGTCTAGCCTTTCAGAGGCTTGATTTTCTTGCGCTTACCCTGGAGATAGCCTGAGCTGTATCCAAAATAGCAAGCTGTACTCGCAGTCGTTTGGCATGTTTGGGCTGAATGCCCACAGTCTTGCCAGTCACGAAAAACTTTTCAAGACCTTTGTGCCGAATAGACTTGATCATAGCTTTATTGTCGCATGTCGCGCAATAGGCTACAACTGGGCTAACAAAGACACGCTTCCTATCAAACTTTGAAAATGCTTCAAGCACAAAAGAACGGAGTCTGTCACTTGCGTTAAGCTAATGCACGATATCTAATCAATCCTGTTATGGATGAGCAATCCTCACTTTTCACAGATCTAGAACTCCGAGATATCCGGTTCTCTGGTTCCAGTTCACCCATTCTACAAATGAGTGATGCTGCCCTCAAAGAATGGAAAGCTCGGATCTTCAGATATCAAACCCAAGTCAATGAATCTGCTGCAACCCAGCAAGGGACACTATTTGACTTAGCCCCAACCTCAACAGATCCTGCCAGTATCGATCCCTTTAGCCTCAAGCAACAAAACACCGAATTTTGGCGAGATACCTTCGACGATGAAGGCATTGCAGCCTTATACTTTGTCATTGATCAAGAATTGCCATTGCTGTTATACGTGGGTGAAACCTCAAAATCCAACCAGCGATGGAAAGGCGTTCATGATTGTAAAGACTACCTGCATAATTACGTTGCAGCTCACCGAATCCACAAATTACCCGTGCGAGTCACTATTAGTTTCTGGAGAGAAGCACCTGCAGACTATCATCTCCGACAACAGCTAGAGCAAGCCCTCATCCAAAAATGGAAACCCCCTTTCAACAGAGAATCACGGAAGCATTGGGGGGCACCATTCAGAGATTTAAAGCCTGACTGAGCTTCGATTCAAACTGGCCTTAAACTTTGTGCAAGGTTGAAACCTGCTTTCTTCCCTTGGAGTGGGCCACTCCCTCGATCTTGCTCTAGGTGGAAAAATACATGGATCACCAAGTTGGTGGATGATTGTTAGATTCTCGATGGAAACTATGATGCTGTGAGATATTCATGAATATGGATGGGGAAACAAAGTACCTAGTTGTTTTTGCGATCGCAGATGGATTCCTTTGAAAATTCCAAGAGAAATTGAATTGAATGTCCATCCCTAAAATCATTGGCATCGCTGGCGGTAGTGGCGCAGGCAAAACCACCTTGGCCCAAGCTTTAGTGGTTCGTCTGTCCGGTCAAGCTTTACTCATCAGCCATGATCACTATTATCGATACATGCCCTGTGGCAACTATGACTTACCAGAAGCACTGGAGACTGATCTGATGATCGCTCATCTGGAACGGCTGCGGTCTGGTCGATCAGTTGAACTGCCTATTTACGACATGATCGCTAATTCCCGGAAAGCAGAGACTATCCAGGTGCATCCCCATCTATTTATCATCGTCGAGGGGATTTTCGTTCTGACTCTACCTGAAATTCTGGAGTGCTTGGACTTCAAAATTTACGTCGAGACTTCAGATAAACTGCGGATGAATCGGAGGATTGTCAGAGATGGCAAGGAGAAGCTGAGATCAGAGTCCAGTGTGATCCAGGAATGGCAGGTTAATGTCATTCCTACTCATAAAGAGCTGGTTGCGCCTGGTGTAGCAGTGGCAGATCTCGTGGTGTCAGGTGAGGGAGATGTGGAGGAAACTGTAGAGAAGATATTAGCGAGATTCTCAGATTCAGGGTCGGTTTAACTCCCATATCAATTTTCACATAAGGGCACTCCATCACTGGGCTCATTCGTTGCAGCTCCCACCCTCAATCGATGCCCATCAGGATCTTCAATATTCATTTCTCGCATTCCCCAAGAGAAATTAGTAGGTGCTTGCCGAATCTTGGCTCCTTTCGCTTTGAACTCAGTGAACAACGCATCAACATCAGCCACGAATATTGATATCCATGTTC
Encoded proteins:
- a CDS encoding DUF6745 domain-containing protein; protein product: MKQPKIGGLTPEQLELITLHQHEWKNFVLSTERIERRKATEAMQSAYSLIGEEKPEFVFCDSPDMAFRIVDTSQPYLGRRIEKKIRKPLRGQVESQLSWDLIQDLSSRLLPERIVLEGQLKRLVDEKLQFRKFIPATHWLDIAILLDVGASVLDCSFDQHKGDVIQAILKHCGWVLPYENICMICDRPTKILSDLFDDGEYLHAEGEPAIQFADGFSIWVHHGEAID
- a CDS encoding ISAs1 family transposase translates to MATGFSKTPSSPASNDSSSSLLPATDCDQAYQQLSECFEELTDPRGGQGVQHPFVSIVVIGLLASLGGAQGWEDIETYGLSHQDWLSSFLSLPSGIPTADTYRRVFERICPTAFEQSFNHWLDQVVTTLGAQVIPIDGKQLRGSYDRNQDQSALHLVSAWASEFRLFLGQVKVEDKSNEITAIPALLELLDIAGCIITIDAMGTQHEIACRIQAKGADYVLALKENHPTLFEQVEQWFETAEANEFKDIEYSYDVRVEAGHHRREKRQVWAVSLQQMGPLYKQAQWKGLQSIVKVARTRHLWNKTTYEVMFYISSLPPIAQQLGKAIRQHWSIENQLHWVLDVTFGEDASRIRTGHAPENMAILRRWSINLLNQETSFKKSTRQKLKRASMDEAYMLKVLGASMPLQSSLSEA
- a CDS encoding type II toxin-antitoxin system RelE/ParE family toxin, whose protein sequence is MIKSIRHKGLEKFFVTGKTVGIQPKHAKRLRVQLAILDTAQAISRVSARKSSL
- a CDS encoding GIY-YIG nuclease family protein, with protein sequence MDEQSSLFTDLELRDIRFSGSSSPILQMSDAALKEWKARIFRYQTQVNESAATQQGTLFDLAPTSTDPASIDPFSLKQQNTEFWRDTFDDEGIAALYFVIDQELPLLLYVGETSKSNQRWKGVHDCKDYLHNYVAAHRIHKLPVRVTISFWREAPADYHLRQQLEQALIQKWKPPFNRESRKHWGAPFRDLKPD
- a CDS encoding uridine kinase; the protein is MSIPKIIGIAGGSGAGKTTLAQALVVRLSGQALLISHDHYYRYMPCGNYDLPEALETDLMIAHLERLRSGRSVELPIYDMIANSRKAETIQVHPHLFIIVEGIFVLTLPEILECLDFKIYVETSDKLRMNRRIVRDGKEKLRSESSVIQEWQVNVIPTHKELVAPGVAVADLVVSGEGDVEETVEKILARFSDSGSV